The following are from one region of the Ruegeria sp. THAF33 genome:
- a CDS encoding LysE family translocator, giving the protein MMEISLLTFALLALVVVMTPGPTVLLALSNGSRFGFGAAGYGIAGAAFSDGVLIAAAGLGLGAILATSAVLFNVVKWVGVAYLMWLGVQMLQSSGELRSVPSRPNGQNSGEARHRLNLFRKSFLIAVTNPKGYLFFTAFLPHFLKPYEPLLAQYAMLAVVFIGVDVAVMAAYAGLGAKAMQLLSDRGALRIDRTCGGLLITLGCALAFLRRSDV; this is encoded by the coding sequence ATGATGGAAATTTCACTTCTAACCTTCGCTCTGTTGGCCCTGGTGGTCGTGATGACACCCGGACCGACGGTTCTTCTGGCCTTGTCCAACGGATCGCGGTTTGGTTTTGGAGCAGCAGGCTATGGAATCGCAGGCGCGGCATTTTCTGACGGCGTTCTGATCGCGGCTGCCGGTCTGGGGCTTGGAGCAATTCTTGCTACATCCGCGGTTCTGTTCAACGTCGTGAAGTGGGTCGGTGTCGCCTATCTGATGTGGCTTGGTGTTCAGATGCTTCAGTCCTCGGGGGAGTTGAGATCTGTTCCATCGCGACCAAATGGACAAAACTCAGGCGAGGCGCGGCACCGGTTGAACTTGTTTCGCAAAAGCTTCCTGATCGCCGTCACAAACCCTAAGGGCTACTTGTTCTTCACTGCGTTCCTGCCGCATTTCCTTAAACCATACGAACCGCTTCTGGCGCAATACGCCATGCTCGCTGTTGTCTTCATCGGCGTCGACGTAGCCGTGATGGCAGCCTATGCTGGACTTGGTGCAAAGGCGATGCAGTTGTTGAGCGACAGGGGTGCGCTGAGGATCGACCGGACCTGCGGCGGGCTGCTCATTACCCTTGGCTGCGCCCTGGCATTTCTCCGACGCAGTGATGTGTAA